One region of Oncorhynchus nerka isolate Pitt River linkage group LG22, Oner_Uvic_2.0, whole genome shotgun sequence genomic DNA includes:
- the LOC115125682 gene encoding xin actin-binding repeat-containing protein 1-like isoform X1, translating to MILFLQAQDPSSPTKRGGKPSKMAEVSQQRKDGLLQPGPSRLHQEAGPTVRTSTQPSIASPTLPSKEALSALYQQRQKVELRRLLKHTHPELRSLESLDGVVDQELAEVLCLETQPIAGETGYEGEVLSRRLIFENCVQSNTVDPHTSKMHIEEGAGNRVGAGVGVWGDMKRTSALFELPWYNQNLQEERVKETTDQVERTDANHGELTECEEEEMVRLDVQSARRLFESQQVDTLRANQEDVTLNKVIVSEDERGAVQKRKQVFETRSSKTDQKVIKSQICFKNLDVSSQYEGEVLGVGVNSADTEVQPQHEGFSTVKQVFERKSQCVSNADVETSPRIPKYPCTSLLENQAINKTGKPSHMQEPKPQNTSSLPGDLAPDRRVQEDMLELVANVRNRAQLFESTLFDLINHHNREEMEMVAESINETLNSLYHFNALHSHGSIIKASETGSGQKARYRLTPGLRPEIEQEKVAEGRVKNFILQLLPRATLKPQVVYLKEDAKRNVEVTMVMVPFHQVRLASNQDKEFRTANVVQVIEDILSQDSSLRKGVVIQEDGQGQTEVTVYSLYNDSEGEVERYYPPQEQRTETNVLDIAAGDEIKTETGEVRRGDVKSTISCLLATSQDHSAPATYKPEVNVMGNVKLFRSCIEKGDLEYLKTLQVQPEEKELPLQTDVVTGVSTEPKIHNQQQQPEDQVEQNDPDIVLKNIFLANQSCAQQNETKTEKTSKAIVQDQHTSVEKIETCSDSVIKTSTSQTSTEQHQEEEEEVVRSNVQAALQSLEKTSGVNVSQGDFEAAMICRKSPKSQKGSHKKKTKVRYAPQHSEVKTGTLTEAQPAPSVVMSEGQAISVKSSDIVVDVQQTSVQTEETSCNSVIKISTSHSSITSEHEPTPCRLKTEEASCAATSSEELQNAEALSMEVQEGTEVVQRGHLKAAMKSLQSATTEEEEEEEKEEVLRGNLQAALHSLEKTSGVNVSQGDFKAAMIYRNSGKSTFQSQKKKPDMRNVPKHSELKTGFLTEAQPFSSVAMSEGEQVATKELRVATAKPPSPDQTTNKLATASTLKHESQTGSQSLAPSKKKKRPVGPKPGLLPKPAVPPKPGLLPKPAVPLKPGQMIGSTASQSTETEVHISDSHTISIRTTSSISSIASTNSTQPKESTKSQTKESTKSQTKESTKCQQKESTKTQSKESTKSKESKKSTKSQSKEEQPPQTFTIKPKSYADALCRGLQQTDSVPEAQQSRYVSERPAGSSVGTADTGAAEATQHTGDATQLNEEMTLNQEGQGSEVIPQRQTSFNSVPVEESNTKSPQERTPTEQRQGPQGALNDKEKVNEDFIGFQAALQNFGGKSKAPVKPKQVKMTQSEENQKHNSLTVTHTAVGQQASDPSQPQPCSKPENNIQKEEKENTVVMREKKAEMEAETEDERGQRLSVHMDKIMRGNVTMAMEIFDNLRKQEELKEILTWVEEVEEDTSQVDVRALRNIFENIPDWVVAPRDKRQRKQQQQTKVEQKISEVKRSETLKDDTETSMSSMALVFGNLERASEEIMNLKEQTLARLMDIEVAIKKALYSVSTLKSDSDIAVLSGLFKESLKGTAAQESLKGTAAQTQGSTSNISTISTGSSSRAKTAQGKDSPSTKTQRDPGLPADEGPVIKSQSSPPSSFISIQSATKQESEYRQQESADRQQESADRQKGSAARQKSSLQPPLCSACQLSLKCRPSGSPCSRSPLNQKHQVSVLEVKIAPEWSEVVDTKTVREN from the exons ATGATCCTTTTCCTGCAGGCTCAAGATCCATCCTCTCCAACCAAGAGAGGAGGGAAACCATCCAAG ATGGCAGAGGTTAGCCAACAGAGGAAAGATGGTCTTCTTCAACCTGGTCCATCCAGACTTCACCAAGAGGCAGGACCCACTGTGAGAACATCCACCCAGCCATCCATCGCCTCACCCACTCTTCCTTCCAAAGAGGCATTGTCAGCATTGTACCAACAGCGACAGAAAGTTGAACTGCGGAGGCTCCTGAAGCACACCCACCCGGAGCTGAGGAGCCTGGAAAGCCTGGATGGGGTGGTGGATCAGGAGCTGGCTGAAGTGCTGTGTTTAGAAACCCAGCCGATAGCTGGCGAGACCGGATACGAGGGAGAGGTCCTGTCCAGGCGGTTGATATTTGAGAACTGTGTACAGAGCAATACTGTGGATCCCCACACTTCTAAAATGCACATCGAGGAGGGGGCCGGGAATAGAGTTGGGGCTGGTGTTGGTGTTTGGGGAGACATGAAGAGAACATCAGCCTTGTTTGAACTGCCATGGTATAACCAGAACCTTCAGGAGGAGAGGGTTAAagaaaccacagaccaggtggaGAGGACTGATGCTAATCATGGGGAACTTACtgagtgtgaggaggaggagatggtcaGGTTGGACGTCCAGTCTGCTAGGAGGCTGTTTGAGAGCCAGCAAGTCGACACCCTGAGGGCCAACCAGGAGGACGTGACCCTGAACAAGGTTATCGTGtcagaggatgagaggggagctGTTCAGAAGAGAAAACAAGTGTTTGAGACAAGAAGCAGTAAGACAGATCAAAAAGTGATCAAAAGCCAAATTTGTTTTAAAAATCTTGATGTGAGTTCTCAGTATGAGGGAGAAGTACTAGGTGTCGGTGTTAATAGTGCAGACACTGAGGTTCAGCCACAGCATGAAGGGTTCTCCACAGTCAAACAAGTCTTTGAGAGAAAGTCACAGTGTGTTTCAAACGCAGATGTTGAAACTAGTCCAAGAATTCCAAAGTATCCGTGTACTTCTCTGCTTGAAAACCAAGCAATAAATAAAACTGGAAAACCATCACATATGCAGGAACCAAAGCCCCAGAACACTAGTTCACTCCCAGGCGACCTAGCTCCTGACAGAAGGGTCCAGGAGGACATGTTAGAGTTAGTGGCTAACGTAAGGAACAGAGCTCAATTGTTTGAGTCCACTCTGTTCGACCTGATTAACCACCATaacagagaggagatggagatggtggCAGAGAGCATCAATGAGACATTGAACTCTCTCTATCACTTCAACGCCCTCCACTCCCACGGATCCATCATCAAGGCTAGCGAGACAGGAAGTGGTCAGAAGGCTAGGTACAGGCTGACCCCCGGTCTGAGACCAGAGATAGAACAGGAAAAGGTGGCTGAGGGCAGGGTTAAGAATTTTATACTCCAGCTGTTACCCCGGGCAACCCTTAAACCTCAGGTGGTTTACCTGAAGGAGGATGCGAAGAGGAACGTGGAGGTTACCATGGTGATGGTACCTTTCCATCAGGTACGTCTGGCTTCAAACCAAGATAAAGAGTTCAGAACAGCTAACGTTGTCCAGGTCATTGaggacatcctcagtcaggacagCTCTCTGAGGAAAGGAGTAGTTATACAGGAGGACGGTCAGGGACAGACTGAGGTCACCGTTTACTCCCTGTACAACGATtctgaaggagaggtggagaggtactACCCCCCACAGGAACAGAGGACGGAGACCAACGTCCTAGACATTGCTGCAGGTGATGAGATTAAAACTGAGACTGGTGAAGTAAGGAGAGGCGATGTGAAGTCAACCATCAGCTGTCTCTTGGCCACCAGTCAGGACCACTCAGCCCCAGCCACTTACAAACCTGAGGTCAACGTCATGGGGAATGTCAAGTTATTCAGGAGCTGCATTGAAAAGGGAGATCTGGAGTATCTGAAAACCTTGCAGGTCCAGCCAGAGGAGAAGGAACTCCCACTTCAGACTGATGTTGTAACAGGTGTCTCCACGGAGCCAAAGATAcataatcaacaacaacaaccagaggATCAGGTGGAGCAGAATGATCCGGATATAGTCCTTAAGAACATCTTCTTAGCCAACCAGAGCTGTGCCCAACAGAACGAGACTAAGACAGAGAAGACCTCTAAAGCAATAGTACAGGACCAGCACACCTCTGTGGAGAAGATAGAGACGTGCTCTGATTCTGTTATAAAGACCTCCACATCCCAGACATCCACAGAGCAgcaccaggaggaggaggaggaggtagtgagAAGTAATGTACAGGCAGCGCTCCAATCTCTGGAGAAGACTAGTGGCGTTAATGTCAGCCAAGGAGACTTCGAGGCTGCCATGATCTGCAGGAAATCTCCAAAATCTCAGAAAGGAAGCCATAAGAAGAAGACTAAGGTGAGGTATGCTCCCCAACACAGTGAAGTAAAGACTGGGACTCTGACTGAAGCTCAACCAGCCCCTTCAGTAGTGATGAGTGAAGGACAAGCCATCTCTGTGAAGAGCAGTGACATTGTAGTAGATGTCCAGCAGACCTCTGTGCAGACGGAAGAGACAAGCTGTAATTCTGTTATAAAGATCTCCACATCCCACTCCTCTATCACCTCAGAACATGAACCTACACCCTGCCGCCTCAAGACCGAAGAGGCTAGCTGTGCTGCTACGTCTTCTGAAGAACTACAAAATGCAGAAGCCTTGAGTATGGAGGTCCAAGAGGGCACTGAGGTGGTCCAGAGAGGACACTTAAAAGCTGCCATGAAGTCTTTACAGAGTGCtacaacagaggaggaggaggaagaggagaaggaggaggtactGAGAGGTAATCTACAGGCAGCGCTTCATTCTTTAGAGAAGACTAGCGGCGTTAACGTCAGCCAAGGAGACTTCAAGGCCGCCATGATATACAGGAACTCTGGGAAATCTACATTTCAAAGCCAAAAGAAGAAACCTGATATGAGGAATGTTCCAAAACACAGTGAATTAAAGACTGGATTTCTGACTGAAGCTCAACCATTCTCTTCAGTAGCGATGAGTGAAGGAGAACAGGTGGCCACCAAGGAGCTGAGAGTAGCAACTGCAAAACCCCCCAGCCCAGACCAAACCACAAATAAACTAGCTACAGCCTCCACTTTGAAACATGAATCTCAGACTGGCTCTCAATCTCTAGCTCcctcaaagaaaaaaaaaagacctGTTGGCCCAAAACCTGGTCTTCTGCCGAAACCAGCAGTTCCTCCTAAACCAGGTCTTTTGCCGAAACCAGCAGTTCCTCTTAAACCAGGTCAGATGATAGGAAGCACAGCTAGTCAGTCAACAGAGACAGAGGTACATATCAGTGACAGCCACACCATTTCTATAAGAACTACTAGTAGTATTTCTAGTATTGCTAGTACTAACAGTACTCAACCGAAAGAGTCAACCAAAAGTCAAACAAAAGAGTCAACCAAAAGTCAAACAAAAGAATCAACTAAATGTCAACAGAAAGAATCAACCAAAACTCAATCAAAAGAATCAACAAAATCAAAGGAATCAAAGAAATCAACTAAAAGTCAATCAAAAGAAGAGCAACCTCCCCAAACATTCACTATCAAACCAAAGTCCTACGCAGATGCCCTTTGCAGAGGCTTACAACAGACAGATAGTGTTCCAGAGGCACAACAGAGTAGGTACGTATCTGAGAGGCCAGCTGGGAGCTCAGTAGGAACAGCTGATACTGGGGCTGCCGAGGCCACCCAACACACTGGTGATGCAACCCAACTCAATGAGGAAATGACATTAAACCAGGAAGGTCAAGGGTCTGAGGTCATCCCTCAGAGACAGACTAGTTTTAACTCGGTTCCAGTGGAGGAGAGCAACACTAAGTCACCACAGGAAAGGACTCCTACAGAGCAGAGACAGGGACCCCAGGGGGCCCTAAACGACAAAGAGAAGGTCAATGAGGACTTCATAGGGTTTCAAGCAGCACTTCAGAACTTTGGAGGGAAGAGTAAAGCCCCTGTGAAACCTAAACAAGTGAAGATGACCCAGAGTGAAGAGAACCAGAAACACAACTctctcacagttacacacactgcTGTGGGACAGCAAGCCAGTGACCCTTCTCAGCCTCAACCATGCAGTAAACCAGAGAACAACATccagaaagaagagaaggaaaacACAGTGGTAATGAGGGAGAAGAAAGCGGAGatggaagcagagacagaggatgaGCGTGGCCAGAGGCTGTCGGTCCACATGGATAAGATCATGAGGGGTAACGTGACCATGGCCATGGAGATCTTTGACAACCTGAGGAAGCAGGAGGAGCTGAAAGAGATCTTGACctgggtggaggaggtggaggaagacacCAGCCAGGTGGACGTCAGGGCCCTCAGGAACATCTTTGAGAATATACCTGACTGGGTCGTTGCcccaagagacaagagacaacgtaaacaacaacaacagaccaaGGTGGAACAGAAGATCTCAGAAGTGAAGAGATCAGAGACGCTGAAAGATGATACTGAGACCTCAATGTCCTCCATGGCTCTTGTGTTCGGAAATCTGGAGAGAGCAAGTGAGGAGATCATGAACCTGAAGGAGCAGACTTTAGCCAGACTGATGGACATAGAAGTGGCCATTAAGAAGGCTTTGTACTCTGTGTCCACTCTTAAGTCAGACTCTGATATCGCTGTTCTGTCTGGCCTGTTTAAGGAGTCCCTAAAGGGGACAGCAGCCCAGGAATCCCTAAAGGGGACAGCAGCCCAGACCCAAGGCTCCACTAGCAACATCAGCACTATCAGTACCGGCTCCAGCAGCAGAGCTAAGACGGCCCAGGGAAAGGACAGCCCTTCCACTAAGACACAAAGAGACCCAGGTCTGCCAGCTGATGAGGGACCTGTCATTAAGTCCCAGAGCAGTCCTCCATCCTCCTTCATCTCCATCCAGTCTGCAACCAAGCAGGAGTCAGAATACAGACAACAGGAGTCTGCAGACAGACAACAGGAgtctgcagacagacagaagggttcTGCAGCCAGACAAAAGTCCTCCCTGCAGCCTCCACTGTGCTCAGCCTGTCAGCTCAGCCTGAAGTGTCGCCCTTCTGGTAGCCCTTGTAGCAGAAgccctctcaatcagaaacatCAGGTCAGCGTACTCGAAGTGAAGATAGCCCCAGAGTGGAGTGAGGTCGTCGACACTAAGACAGTTAGGGAGAACTAG
- the LOC115125682 gene encoding xin actin-binding repeat-containing protein 1-like isoform X2, with protein MAEVSQQRKDGLLQPGPSRLHQEAGPTVRTSTQPSIASPTLPSKEALSALYQQRQKVELRRLLKHTHPELRSLESLDGVVDQELAEVLCLETQPIAGETGYEGEVLSRRLIFENCVQSNTVDPHTSKMHIEEGAGNRVGAGVGVWGDMKRTSALFELPWYNQNLQEERVKETTDQVERTDANHGELTECEEEEMVRLDVQSARRLFESQQVDTLRANQEDVTLNKVIVSEDERGAVQKRKQVFETRSSKTDQKVIKSQICFKNLDVSSQYEGEVLGVGVNSADTEVQPQHEGFSTVKQVFERKSQCVSNADVETSPRIPKYPCTSLLENQAINKTGKPSHMQEPKPQNTSSLPGDLAPDRRVQEDMLELVANVRNRAQLFESTLFDLINHHNREEMEMVAESINETLNSLYHFNALHSHGSIIKASETGSGQKARYRLTPGLRPEIEQEKVAEGRVKNFILQLLPRATLKPQVVYLKEDAKRNVEVTMVMVPFHQVRLASNQDKEFRTANVVQVIEDILSQDSSLRKGVVIQEDGQGQTEVTVYSLYNDSEGEVERYYPPQEQRTETNVLDIAAGDEIKTETGEVRRGDVKSTISCLLATSQDHSAPATYKPEVNVMGNVKLFRSCIEKGDLEYLKTLQVQPEEKELPLQTDVVTGVSTEPKIHNQQQQPEDQVEQNDPDIVLKNIFLANQSCAQQNETKTEKTSKAIVQDQHTSVEKIETCSDSVIKTSTSQTSTEQHQEEEEEVVRSNVQAALQSLEKTSGVNVSQGDFEAAMICRKSPKSQKGSHKKKTKVRYAPQHSEVKTGTLTEAQPAPSVVMSEGQAISVKSSDIVVDVQQTSVQTEETSCNSVIKISTSHSSITSEHEPTPCRLKTEEASCAATSSEELQNAEALSMEVQEGTEVVQRGHLKAAMKSLQSATTEEEEEEEKEEVLRGNLQAALHSLEKTSGVNVSQGDFKAAMIYRNSGKSTFQSQKKKPDMRNVPKHSELKTGFLTEAQPFSSVAMSEGEQVATKELRVATAKPPSPDQTTNKLATASTLKHESQTGSQSLAPSKKKKRPVGPKPGLLPKPAVPPKPGLLPKPAVPLKPGQMIGSTASQSTETEVHISDSHTISIRTTSSISSIASTNSTQPKESTKSQTKESTKSQTKESTKCQQKESTKTQSKESTKSKESKKSTKSQSKEEQPPQTFTIKPKSYADALCRGLQQTDSVPEAQQSRYVSERPAGSSVGTADTGAAEATQHTGDATQLNEEMTLNQEGQGSEVIPQRQTSFNSVPVEESNTKSPQERTPTEQRQGPQGALNDKEKVNEDFIGFQAALQNFGGKSKAPVKPKQVKMTQSEENQKHNSLTVTHTAVGQQASDPSQPQPCSKPENNIQKEEKENTVVMREKKAEMEAETEDERGQRLSVHMDKIMRGNVTMAMEIFDNLRKQEELKEILTWVEEVEEDTSQVDVRALRNIFENIPDWVVAPRDKRQRKQQQQTKVEQKISEVKRSETLKDDTETSMSSMALVFGNLERASEEIMNLKEQTLARLMDIEVAIKKALYSVSTLKSDSDIAVLSGLFKESLKGTAAQESLKGTAAQTQGSTSNISTISTGSSSRAKTAQGKDSPSTKTQRDPGLPADEGPVIKSQSSPPSSFISIQSATKQESEYRQQESADRQQESADRQKGSAARQKSSLQPPLCSACQLSLKCRPSGSPCSRSPLNQKHQVSVLEVKIAPEWSEVVDTKTVREN; from the coding sequence ATGGCAGAGGTTAGCCAACAGAGGAAAGATGGTCTTCTTCAACCTGGTCCATCCAGACTTCACCAAGAGGCAGGACCCACTGTGAGAACATCCACCCAGCCATCCATCGCCTCACCCACTCTTCCTTCCAAAGAGGCATTGTCAGCATTGTACCAACAGCGACAGAAAGTTGAACTGCGGAGGCTCCTGAAGCACACCCACCCGGAGCTGAGGAGCCTGGAAAGCCTGGATGGGGTGGTGGATCAGGAGCTGGCTGAAGTGCTGTGTTTAGAAACCCAGCCGATAGCTGGCGAGACCGGATACGAGGGAGAGGTCCTGTCCAGGCGGTTGATATTTGAGAACTGTGTACAGAGCAATACTGTGGATCCCCACACTTCTAAAATGCACATCGAGGAGGGGGCCGGGAATAGAGTTGGGGCTGGTGTTGGTGTTTGGGGAGACATGAAGAGAACATCAGCCTTGTTTGAACTGCCATGGTATAACCAGAACCTTCAGGAGGAGAGGGTTAAagaaaccacagaccaggtggaGAGGACTGATGCTAATCATGGGGAACTTACtgagtgtgaggaggaggagatggtcaGGTTGGACGTCCAGTCTGCTAGGAGGCTGTTTGAGAGCCAGCAAGTCGACACCCTGAGGGCCAACCAGGAGGACGTGACCCTGAACAAGGTTATCGTGtcagaggatgagaggggagctGTTCAGAAGAGAAAACAAGTGTTTGAGACAAGAAGCAGTAAGACAGATCAAAAAGTGATCAAAAGCCAAATTTGTTTTAAAAATCTTGATGTGAGTTCTCAGTATGAGGGAGAAGTACTAGGTGTCGGTGTTAATAGTGCAGACACTGAGGTTCAGCCACAGCATGAAGGGTTCTCCACAGTCAAACAAGTCTTTGAGAGAAAGTCACAGTGTGTTTCAAACGCAGATGTTGAAACTAGTCCAAGAATTCCAAAGTATCCGTGTACTTCTCTGCTTGAAAACCAAGCAATAAATAAAACTGGAAAACCATCACATATGCAGGAACCAAAGCCCCAGAACACTAGTTCACTCCCAGGCGACCTAGCTCCTGACAGAAGGGTCCAGGAGGACATGTTAGAGTTAGTGGCTAACGTAAGGAACAGAGCTCAATTGTTTGAGTCCACTCTGTTCGACCTGATTAACCACCATaacagagaggagatggagatggtggCAGAGAGCATCAATGAGACATTGAACTCTCTCTATCACTTCAACGCCCTCCACTCCCACGGATCCATCATCAAGGCTAGCGAGACAGGAAGTGGTCAGAAGGCTAGGTACAGGCTGACCCCCGGTCTGAGACCAGAGATAGAACAGGAAAAGGTGGCTGAGGGCAGGGTTAAGAATTTTATACTCCAGCTGTTACCCCGGGCAACCCTTAAACCTCAGGTGGTTTACCTGAAGGAGGATGCGAAGAGGAACGTGGAGGTTACCATGGTGATGGTACCTTTCCATCAGGTACGTCTGGCTTCAAACCAAGATAAAGAGTTCAGAACAGCTAACGTTGTCCAGGTCATTGaggacatcctcagtcaggacagCTCTCTGAGGAAAGGAGTAGTTATACAGGAGGACGGTCAGGGACAGACTGAGGTCACCGTTTACTCCCTGTACAACGATtctgaaggagaggtggagaggtactACCCCCCACAGGAACAGAGGACGGAGACCAACGTCCTAGACATTGCTGCAGGTGATGAGATTAAAACTGAGACTGGTGAAGTAAGGAGAGGCGATGTGAAGTCAACCATCAGCTGTCTCTTGGCCACCAGTCAGGACCACTCAGCCCCAGCCACTTACAAACCTGAGGTCAACGTCATGGGGAATGTCAAGTTATTCAGGAGCTGCATTGAAAAGGGAGATCTGGAGTATCTGAAAACCTTGCAGGTCCAGCCAGAGGAGAAGGAACTCCCACTTCAGACTGATGTTGTAACAGGTGTCTCCACGGAGCCAAAGATAcataatcaacaacaacaaccagaggATCAGGTGGAGCAGAATGATCCGGATATAGTCCTTAAGAACATCTTCTTAGCCAACCAGAGCTGTGCCCAACAGAACGAGACTAAGACAGAGAAGACCTCTAAAGCAATAGTACAGGACCAGCACACCTCTGTGGAGAAGATAGAGACGTGCTCTGATTCTGTTATAAAGACCTCCACATCCCAGACATCCACAGAGCAgcaccaggaggaggaggaggaggtagtgagAAGTAATGTACAGGCAGCGCTCCAATCTCTGGAGAAGACTAGTGGCGTTAATGTCAGCCAAGGAGACTTCGAGGCTGCCATGATCTGCAGGAAATCTCCAAAATCTCAGAAAGGAAGCCATAAGAAGAAGACTAAGGTGAGGTATGCTCCCCAACACAGTGAAGTAAAGACTGGGACTCTGACTGAAGCTCAACCAGCCCCTTCAGTAGTGATGAGTGAAGGACAAGCCATCTCTGTGAAGAGCAGTGACATTGTAGTAGATGTCCAGCAGACCTCTGTGCAGACGGAAGAGACAAGCTGTAATTCTGTTATAAAGATCTCCACATCCCACTCCTCTATCACCTCAGAACATGAACCTACACCCTGCCGCCTCAAGACCGAAGAGGCTAGCTGTGCTGCTACGTCTTCTGAAGAACTACAAAATGCAGAAGCCTTGAGTATGGAGGTCCAAGAGGGCACTGAGGTGGTCCAGAGAGGACACTTAAAAGCTGCCATGAAGTCTTTACAGAGTGCtacaacagaggaggaggaggaagaggagaaggaggaggtactGAGAGGTAATCTACAGGCAGCGCTTCATTCTTTAGAGAAGACTAGCGGCGTTAACGTCAGCCAAGGAGACTTCAAGGCCGCCATGATATACAGGAACTCTGGGAAATCTACATTTCAAAGCCAAAAGAAGAAACCTGATATGAGGAATGTTCCAAAACACAGTGAATTAAAGACTGGATTTCTGACTGAAGCTCAACCATTCTCTTCAGTAGCGATGAGTGAAGGAGAACAGGTGGCCACCAAGGAGCTGAGAGTAGCAACTGCAAAACCCCCCAGCCCAGACCAAACCACAAATAAACTAGCTACAGCCTCCACTTTGAAACATGAATCTCAGACTGGCTCTCAATCTCTAGCTCcctcaaagaaaaaaaaaagacctGTTGGCCCAAAACCTGGTCTTCTGCCGAAACCAGCAGTTCCTCCTAAACCAGGTCTTTTGCCGAAACCAGCAGTTCCTCTTAAACCAGGTCAGATGATAGGAAGCACAGCTAGTCAGTCAACAGAGACAGAGGTACATATCAGTGACAGCCACACCATTTCTATAAGAACTACTAGTAGTATTTCTAGTATTGCTAGTACTAACAGTACTCAACCGAAAGAGTCAACCAAAAGTCAAACAAAAGAGTCAACCAAAAGTCAAACAAAAGAATCAACTAAATGTCAACAGAAAGAATCAACCAAAACTCAATCAAAAGAATCAACAAAATCAAAGGAATCAAAGAAATCAACTAAAAGTCAATCAAAAGAAGAGCAACCTCCCCAAACATTCACTATCAAACCAAAGTCCTACGCAGATGCCCTTTGCAGAGGCTTACAACAGACAGATAGTGTTCCAGAGGCACAACAGAGTAGGTACGTATCTGAGAGGCCAGCTGGGAGCTCAGTAGGAACAGCTGATACTGGGGCTGCCGAGGCCACCCAACACACTGGTGATGCAACCCAACTCAATGAGGAAATGACATTAAACCAGGAAGGTCAAGGGTCTGAGGTCATCCCTCAGAGACAGACTAGTTTTAACTCGGTTCCAGTGGAGGAGAGCAACACTAAGTCACCACAGGAAAGGACTCCTACAGAGCAGAGACAGGGACCCCAGGGGGCCCTAAACGACAAAGAGAAGGTCAATGAGGACTTCATAGGGTTTCAAGCAGCACTTCAGAACTTTGGAGGGAAGAGTAAAGCCCCTGTGAAACCTAAACAAGTGAAGATGACCCAGAGTGAAGAGAACCAGAAACACAACTctctcacagttacacacactgcTGTGGGACAGCAAGCCAGTGACCCTTCTCAGCCTCAACCATGCAGTAAACCAGAGAACAACATccagaaagaagagaaggaaaacACAGTGGTAATGAGGGAGAAGAAAGCGGAGatggaagcagagacagaggatgaGCGTGGCCAGAGGCTGTCGGTCCACATGGATAAGATCATGAGGGGTAACGTGACCATGGCCATGGAGATCTTTGACAACCTGAGGAAGCAGGAGGAGCTGAAAGAGATCTTGACctgggtggaggaggtggaggaagacacCAGCCAGGTGGACGTCAGGGCCCTCAGGAACATCTTTGAGAATATACCTGACTGGGTCGTTGCcccaagagacaagagacaacgtaaacaacaacaacagaccaaGGTGGAACAGAAGATCTCAGAAGTGAAGAGATCAGAGACGCTGAAAGATGATACTGAGACCTCAATGTCCTCCATGGCTCTTGTGTTCGGAAATCTGGAGAGAGCAAGTGAGGAGATCATGAACCTGAAGGAGCAGACTTTAGCCAGACTGATGGACATAGAAGTGGCCATTAAGAAGGCTTTGTACTCTGTGTCCACTCTTAAGTCAGACTCTGATATCGCTGTTCTGTCTGGCCTGTTTAAGGAGTCCCTAAAGGGGACAGCAGCCCAGGAATCCCTAAAGGGGACAGCAGCCCAGACCCAAGGCTCCACTAGCAACATCAGCACTATCAGTACCGGCTCCAGCAGCAGAGCTAAGACGGCCCAGGGAAAGGACAGCCCTTCCACTAAGACACAAAGAGACCCAGGTCTGCCAGCTGATGAGGGACCTGTCATTAAGTCCCAGAGCAGTCCTCCATCCTCCTTCATCTCCATCCAGTCTGCAACCAAGCAGGAGTCAGAATACAGACAACAGGAGTCTGCAGACAGACAACAGGAgtctgcagacagacagaagggttcTGCAGCCAGACAAAAGTCCTCCCTGCAGCCTCCACTGTGCTCAGCCTGTCAGCTCAGCCTGAAGTGTCGCCCTTCTGGTAGCCCTTGTAGCAGAAgccctctcaatcagaaacatCAGGTCAGCGTACTCGAAGTGAAGATAGCCCCAGAGTGGAGTGAGGTCGTCGACACTAAGACAGTTAGGGAGAACTAG